In one Magallana gigas chromosome 9, xbMagGiga1.1, whole genome shotgun sequence genomic region, the following are encoded:
- the LOC136271205 gene encoding uncharacterized protein, with protein MFCWLLASVFLVTSKGQCLLNSNDTGVLISRCNPSVYNDLVIHIDFYEINSPCTCTVTPKFTGNLLLLSKKSTSEKCNTQVKINDDFMFDCAAPAGSNHSLNVQSNQIVHVQAEYIKLSKQGMFHQCLQIRQYGGNDGDLSVRCTALTASTTRSTTTTTSKTTSTTSTTPSTTTNLKSILTTTTPSTHSRSTSFVEPSKESLVTNNMNTDVITNSKETDSVSFSSSTMKTTPDDSQKMISESLLSLQIPLAIFVVISTLSTILNIYFYINIKSRNKSKKDKTNSNVIMSNRGGSEPNAETYTELGNTAARESENQYESITRQENNMNTNVL; from the exons ATGTTCTGCTGGTTGCTGGCCTCTGTCTTCCTTGTCACTTCAAAAG GACAATGTTTACTGAATT CAAACGACACCGGTGTACTTATATCTAGATGTAACCCATCAGTGTATAACGATCTAGTTATACATATAGACTTCTATGAAATCAACAGTCCATGTACCTGCACTGTGACCCCAAAATTTACTGGGAACCTCTTATTGTTGTCGAAGAAATCAACTTCAGAGAAATGCAATACACAAGTCAAAATTAACGATGACTTTATGTTCGACTGCGCAGCCCCAGCAGGGTCTAACCATTCGTTAAACGTCCAAAGTAATCAGATAGTGCATGTACAAGCGGAATACATAAAACTTTCCAAACAGGGAATGTTTCATCAATGTCTTCAGATTCGTCAATACG GTGGCAACGATGGAGATTTGAGTGTTAGATGCACAGCATTAACAGCATCAACAACAAGATCAACAACAACGACAACTTCGAAAACAACATCAACGACATCAACAACaccatcaacaacaacaaatttaaaatcaatactgACAACAACAACCCCGTCAACCCACTCAAGGTCAACCTCTTTCGTTGAGCCATCAAAAGAATCCCTTGTTACAAATAATATGAATACAGATGTCATCACAAATTCAAAGGAAACGGATAGTGTCAGTTTTAGTTCTTCGACCATGAAAACAACACCAGATGATTCACAGAAAATGATAT CCGAGTCGTTGTTGTCTTTACAAATCCCATTGGCTATATTCGTGGTGATTTCAACACTTTCAACAATACTgaatatatacttttatattaaCATCAAATCGAG AAACAAGTCTAAGAAGGATAAAACTAACTCAAACGTTATAATGAGCAATCGAGGGGGAAGTGAACCGAATGCTGAAACCTACACAGAACTAGGAAATACGGCAGCAAGAGAATCTGAAAACCAGTACGAATCGATCACACGCCAGGAAAACAACATGAACACTaatgttttataa